The DNA window GTTAATTGGAAATGTATCAGGTATAATTTTATCACTTATCTGTACTATAGGATTTATGAGATCACTAAAAAAATAGTTATTAATAATACATTTTATACTTATAAAGAGTCTAGAGAGATCTAGGCTTTTTATTTTATAAAAAAAATTCGTAAATTTTTATAAAATATGGTAAAATAAAGGGTAAATTATAAAGGAATAGGTGATGTTATGTTTTTGCCTACTACAATGGAAGAGGTAAAAAAAATAGGATGGGAAGAATTAGATATAATATTAGTATCAGGGGATACATATATAGATAGCTCTTACAATGGAAGTGCTGTCATAGGAAAATGGTTAGTAAAAAATGGTTTTAGAGTTGGAATAATAGCTCAACCAGATATAAATAGTGATGTAGATATAAAGAGATTGGGACAACCTAGATTATATTGGGCAATATCAGGGGGTTGTGTAGATTCAATGGTGGCTAACTATACAGCTACTAAGAAGAAGAGAAAACAAGATGATTTTACTCCTGGTGGAGAGAATAATAGAAGACCAGACAGAGCGGTAATAGCTTATACAAATTTAGTAAAAAGATATTTTAAAAATTCAGATATACCTATTGTAATAAGTGGAATAGAGGCTAGTTTGAGAAGAATTACTCACTATGATTATTGGAGTAATAATTTGAGAAGACCTGTTATATTTGATGCTAAGGCAGATATTCTATCTTATGGAATGGGAGAGAAATCTATGTTAGCCCTAGCTAAAGCCTTAAAGGGTGGAAGAGAATGGAGAAATATAAAAGGGTTGTGTTATATAGCCAAAGATAAAAAGGATAGTTACTTACAACTACCAAGCCACGAAGAGTGTTTAGAAGATAAATTAAAATTTATAGAAGCTTTTAATATTTTTTATAGAAATTGTGATCCTATAACTGCTAAGGGAATTTATCAAAAATGTGGAGATAGATATTTGATTCAAAATCCACCAAGTGAAAACTTCTCTTCACAAGAGTTAGATGATATCTATTCAATGGAATTTGAGAGAGAGGTACACCCTTACTATAAAAAAATGGGTGATGTGAGAGCACTAGATACAATAAGAAACTCTGTAACAACTCATAGAGGTTGTTATGGTGAGTGTAATTTCTGTGCAATAGCAATTCACCAAGGTCGTACTGTAATCTCAAGAAGTGAGGATTCTATTGTTGAAGAGATAAAGAAAATATCAGGAGCACCAAAGTTTAAAGGATATATAGCAGATGTGGGAGGACCTACAGCTAATATGTATCAAGTGGAATGTAGTAAAAAACTGAAGTTAGGAGCTTGTCAGGATAGGAGATGCCTATATCCACAAAAATGTCCAGCATTAAAAATAGATCATAGTAAGCAAGTTGATCTGTTAAATAGATTAAAGAAAATAGATAAGATAAAGAAAATATTTATTGCATCTGGAATAAGATATGATATGATTTTAGATGATAAAAAATGTGGACAGTTGTATTTAGAGGATATAATAAAGGATCATGTATCTGGGCAGATGAAAATAGCTCCAGAACACACTGAGGATAAGGTACTTTCTCTTATGGGAAAACAGGGAAAAACACTTTTAAAGGATTTTAAAGAGAGATTTTATAAGATTAATGAGAAGTATGGCTTGAAACAGTTTTTGACTTATTATCTAATAGCAGCACACCCAGGTTGTACAGAAAAAGATATGTTAGACTTAAAGAGATTTGCATCTGCAGAATTGAGAGTAAACCCTGAGCAGGTACAGATATTTACACCGACTCCTTCAACATACTCTACACTCATGTATTATACAGAGATAAATCCATTTACAATGAAAAAAATGTATGTTGAAAAGGATAATGGAAAGAAACAGAAGCAGAAAGATATAGTAGTTGTTCAAGAAAAAAGTTCGAAATTAAAAAATGGAAATACTAATAATAAAAATAAAAAAAATTATAATAGAAAGATAGGGAGGTAAAAAATGAAGCCTATTGTTGCAATAGTTGGAAGACCAAATGTTGGAAAATCAACATTATTTAATAATCTGGTAGGAGATAGAGTGGCTATAGTTGATGATATGCCAGGTGTAACAAGAGATAGACTGTATAGAGAGACAGAATGGAATGGGACAGAGTTTGTAGTAGTTGATACTGGAGGACTTGAGCCAAGAAATAATGATTTTATGATGACAAAGATAAAACAACAAGCTGAAGTTGCTATGAATGAAGCTGATGTAATTTTATTTGTTGTAGATGGAAAGTGTGGGGTAAATCCTTTAGATGAGGAGATTGCCTATATTTTAAGAAAGAAGAATAAACCAATCATCTTATGTGTAAATAAGATTGATAACTTCTTAGAGCAACAAGATGATGTTTATGATTTCTGGGCTCTAGGATTTG is part of the Fusobacterium sp. SYSU M8D902 genome and encodes:
- a CDS encoding YgiQ family radical SAM protein, which gives rise to MFLPTTMEEVKKIGWEELDIILVSGDTYIDSSYNGSAVIGKWLVKNGFRVGIIAQPDINSDVDIKRLGQPRLYWAISGGCVDSMVANYTATKKKRKQDDFTPGGENNRRPDRAVIAYTNLVKRYFKNSDIPIVISGIEASLRRITHYDYWSNNLRRPVIFDAKADILSYGMGEKSMLALAKALKGGREWRNIKGLCYIAKDKKDSYLQLPSHEECLEDKLKFIEAFNIFYRNCDPITAKGIYQKCGDRYLIQNPPSENFSSQELDDIYSMEFEREVHPYYKKMGDVRALDTIRNSVTTHRGCYGECNFCAIAIHQGRTVISRSEDSIVEEIKKISGAPKFKGYIADVGGPTANMYQVECSKKLKLGACQDRRCLYPQKCPALKIDHSKQVDLLNRLKKIDKIKKIFIASGIRYDMILDDKKCGQLYLEDIIKDHVSGQMKIAPEHTEDKVLSLMGKQGKTLLKDFKERFYKINEKYGLKQFLTYYLIAAHPGCTEKDMLDLKRFASAELRVNPEQVQIFTPTPSTYSTLMYYTEINPFTMKKMYVEKDNGKKQKQKDIVVVQEKSSKLKNGNTNNKNKKNYNRKIGR